The sequence below is a genomic window from Clostridium sp. BJN0001.
CAAATGTGGAGGTTTCTGCTTAGGCACAGAAACCCCAAAACTTATGAGCTTTCGCTTCAGGCGAAAGCTTTTTGTCTTTTGTGACCTGTCATTTGAAAAAAAGTGTCTATATAAAAATGATGATTAAAAATCATTTTTATATAGACACTTTTTTGCATTTTAGATTTATTTTTATATAAATATTGCCAACGTAACAATGTTATGTTATACTAAACGCATAAAATAAAAAAGTGGGAGTGAGTATATGGAAGAGGACAACTTAATTTCTAAAAAAGAATTGCTTAAAATAACGAATATATCATATGGTCAATTATATAGATGGAAGAGGAAAGACCTTATACCTGAGGATTGGTTCATAAAAAAATCTAGCTTTACTGGACAAGAAACATTTTTTCCAAGAAAAGAAATATTAGATAGAATAGAAAAAATAAAGAATCTTAAGGAAGATGTGTCTTTAGATGAGTTAGCAAAAATCTTTTCACCTAATCTTTCATCAGTATTTTTGGAAGAAAACGAAATACTTAAACAAAACATTGTTTCACAAGCTGCAATAAATTTATATAAAGATGTTCATAAAGAAAGTAATGGATTTTATTTCAATGAGCTACTATTTATTAGTATTGTGGATAAATTTATTAAATCGGGTAAGGCAAGTTTAGAAGAGGGTAGATTGGTTTTAGATACATTAGAAAAGAACTATAAAAATTTTGATGGCAGATGTTGTGATGTAGTGCTTATGAGAAAATTTGGAGTAGGAATATGTTTCTTAATGTTAATACCAAATGAAATATATATTGAAAGCGAAGCTATACTTGTATTAAAGGTGAATGCTGCAGAATGTGTAGAAAAATTAAAGTCAAAAATAAATTATAATGAAGGGAAGTTTTAAAATGGAGGAAAAATTAATTGATATGAAAATTTCTGGTTCTGGTAAAATCGGTGGTGGAAAATATAATGAGATAAAGATAAGTGGATCAGCTAAAATTGAAGGAGATATAGAGTGCTCTAGCTACAGATGTTCAGGTTCTTCTTCTGCAAGTTCAAATATAAAGGCTGAAACAATTAAGATTAGCGGCAGCACTAAAATTATGAAATCACTAAATACTAATGAATTATCAATAAGCGGTTCTTCTCATATATTAGGTGATGTTAATGCCAAAAAAGTAAAAATAAGCGGATCGTATAATGTTGGAGGAAATCTTCATACAGAAGATATAAAAACATCAGGAATGCTATCTGTAGGTGGTGACTGTGAAGCAGAAAACTTTAATGCTCAAGGTGGATTTAACATAGGCGGATTATTAAATGCAGGAAATATTGATGTAGAGATTTATGGAAACTGCAAAGCAAAAGATATAGGTGGAGAAAATATAAAAGTAAAACTTGGTAGAAGTCACTTATTTGCTAGGATGTTAAATATTTTTATGACAAATAGAAAGCTTGAAGCAGATACAATTGAAGGTGATGATGTTTTTCTTGAAAATACTACAGCAAGGATAGTAAGAGGAAATAACGTTATAATAGGAGATAACTGCAATATCGATACTGTAGAATATAGAAATGAAATAAATATAAACAGTAATTATAAGACTGTTTGCAAAAAAATAGATTAAATGAGAATGTAAAGAAATTTGTTTACACAAATCTCTCTACATTCTTTTATTTTTTATAGTTTATAAATTTATTTTCTTCTAATATAGCAAAGAATTTTGCAAGCCTTGTATAAAATGAATTTTCACTATTATCGTCAAAATCATCTCTTACTTTATCAGCTATTGAGCTTATATCGCTTGTTCCATCTATAGCTTTCCAGACTATGCTGCCATATGTATCAAGTTCTATTTTACTTATCTTTGGTCTACTAAAAATAGTCTGTGCGATTTTATTAAAGAAACCTTTATTTATTACGTCTATTGTTACAATTCCATCTTTAGATACGTTCCATTTAAATTCTTGATTTATAACTGGTACATAATCTAAATAATTTACGTCTTTTTTCATGGTTCTAAATCCTCCTATAATAGTATTGTTAGCTTATTAATTAAAAAAATACTATTTAAAAAGCAATATGGCTGCTACATATTTAATGTGTAGCAGCCAATAAAGTTATTTATTATCTAAATTATTTTGCCTGACTTTTATCTTTATGCCATATTGTAAATTTAAATAGTGTAAGTATTAATAAACCAAAGGCTATTAAAGAACCTAGACTACCAAAATGTACAGCACCTGATAAATCAACTATTTGAGCAATTGATTTACCTCCAATTTTAACTATTGCAAATACGGCAAGTAATATTCCTACAAGACCTTCACCTGCGATAAGTCCTGAAGTATATAAGATACCTCTGTCAATTGAATCTTTTCTCTTTTCTTCACTGATCTTTTTCTTCTTTTCGAAGTAAAATCTTATAAGTCCACCAATTATTATTGCTGTGCTTAAATGAACTGGTAAGTATAGACCAATGGCAAATGGTAATACTGGGATTCCAAGTATTTCAACTACGATAGCAATTCCAGTTCCTACGAATACTAAAGTCCAAGGAAGATTTCCATCCATAACACCTTGAACAACCATTTTCATAAGTGTTGCCTGAGGTGCTGTAAGTTCTGCTGAACCAAATCCCCATGCAGCGTTTAATAAATATAATACTCCACCTATTGTGATTGAAGAAGCAACAACACCGATAACTTCACCTATCTGCTGTTTGTAAGGAGTTGCTCCAACTATATATCCTGTTTTTAAATCCTGAGATGTATCTCCAGCTATAGCTGCAATTATACAGATAACTGAACCTACTGCGATAGAAGATAACATTCCTTCGTGTCCTACAACACCAGTCGCCTTGAAAATAACAGTTGTAATAAGAAGTGTAGCAATTGTCATTCCTGAAACTGGGTTGTTACTGCTTCCTACAAGTCCAACTATTCTAGATGAAACTGTTGCAAAGAAGAATCCGAATATAGCTATAAGTAATGCTCCTCCAAAAGAAACTGGGATTGTAGGAACAAGCCATATTATTAATATTATAGCTACTATAGAACCGATTATAACTCCAAGAGGTAAATCTTTATCTGTTCTATAGTCAGAAACAGTTTTAGTGTCTTTATTTGATAAATCTTTAATAGATGCTGAAAAAGTTGAAACTATTAGTGGAAGAGATTTTAATAAACTTATTATTCCACCAGCTGCAACAGCTCCTGCTCCTATGTATTTTAAGTAGCTTGACCATAATGCAAATGAATCCATTGAAGATACGGGATCTGTGCCGGGATACATGACCATGCTTCCACCAAAAAGAGAGATTAATGGTAAAATTACGAGCCATCCTAAAATACCACCTGCGAACATATAAGAAGATATTTTAATACCACATATATATCCAACACTAAGTAATGCAGGAAGTACATCTAAACCAAATCCAGCACCTTTATAGCCTGGAATTTCATGATGAACTTCATTTGAAAATAGTTTTAATCCTTCTGCTGCGAATTTATATACGGCAGCAATTCCAAGACCTGCAAAAACTCCAGAAGCTTTAGAGCCTCCTTCTTCACCTGCAAGTAAAACTTGTGCACATGCAGTACCCTCTGGATATGGAAGAATTCCATGTTCTTTAACGATAAGAGCTTTTCTTAAAGGAATCATGAATAAGACTCCTAAAATACCACCACATAAACAAATGATTGAAATTTCAAATAATGATGGATTAGCATCTCCCCATTCTTTACTCCAAATAAAGATTGCTGGGATTGTGAAAATTGCACCAGCTGCAACTGATTCACCAGCTGAACCTATAGTTTGTACAATATTATTTTCTAATATTGAATCTTTTTTTAAAATTACTCTTATAATACCCATTGACATAACTGCTGCTGGTATTGAAGCTGATATTGTCATACCAACCTTTAATCCTAAATATGCGTTTGCTGCACCAAAGATAACAGCTAAAAGCACTCCTAAGAATATAGATGTTATTGTTATTTCCGGTAATACTGTATCATGGGAAATAAACGGCTTATGTTTTTTGCTTGCTTTTGACATTGTTTTCCTCCTTTAATTAATTAAAAAAATAGCTTCAGCATTAATATACTATCAATTTTATTCTAAATTAAGTATTAAATATATTAATGCGTAAGCGTATTACGGCAATAATATTTATATAAAAAAATTGTTTACTTTAAATCTAATTTTATTGGCTTTTCTTCACCAGTTTCCATGTTCTTTACTTTTATAGCATTTGAAGAAACTTCGTCTTCACCAATAACTATTACGTTTTTAGCGCCTATCTTATCTGCAAATGTGAATTTCTTCTTTATTTTGTCATTGTCTAAGTATATATCAACTTTTTTGCCTTCAGATAATAATGTCTTATATACTTTAAGGCAATAATTTAAAGTATCACCTATAGGGATTATAAGATAGTCTATTGAAGGTTCTATTTTATAAGAATCTATAAATCCAATTTCCTTAAGTACATAAAATAATCTTGTAAGTCCTATAGATACACCCATTCCAGGAAGAACGTTATTTGTATAGTTTTCAGCTAAGTTATCGTATCTTCCACCTGAACAGACAGAACCAAAATGTTCATTTCCTTTAAGGAA
It includes:
- a CDS encoding PqqD family protein is translated as MKKDVNYLDYVPVINQEFKWNVSKDGIVTIDVINKGFFNKIAQTIFSRPKISKIELDTYGSIVWKAIDGTSDISSIADKVRDDFDDNSENSFYTRLAKFFAILEENKFINYKK
- a CDS encoding YhbD family protein; this translates as MEEDNLISKKELLKITNISYGQLYRWKRKDLIPEDWFIKKSSFTGQETFFPRKEILDRIEKIKNLKEDVSLDELAKIFSPNLSSVFLEENEILKQNIVSQAAINLYKDVHKESNGFYFNELLFISIVDKFIKSGKASLEEGRLVLDTLEKNYKNFDGRCCDVVLMRKFGVGICFLMLIPNEIYIESEAILVLKVNAAECVEKLKSKINYNEGKF
- a CDS encoding oligopeptide transporter, OPT family, producing the protein MSKASKKHKPFISHDTVLPEITITSIFLGVLLAVIFGAANAYLGLKVGMTISASIPAAVMSMGIIRVILKKDSILENNIVQTIGSAGESVAAGAIFTIPAIFIWSKEWGDANPSLFEISIICLCGGILGVLFMIPLRKALIVKEHGILPYPEGTACAQVLLAGEEGGSKASGVFAGLGIAAVYKFAAEGLKLFSNEVHHEIPGYKGAGFGLDVLPALLSVGYICGIKISSYMFAGGILGWLVILPLISLFGGSMVMYPGTDPVSSMDSFALWSSYLKYIGAGAVAAGGIISLLKSLPLIVSTFSASIKDLSNKDTKTVSDYRTDKDLPLGVIIGSIVAIILIIWLVPTIPVSFGGALLIAIFGFFFATVSSRIVGLVGSSNNPVSGMTIATLLITTVIFKATGVVGHEGMLSSIAVGSVICIIAAIAGDTSQDLKTGYIVGATPYKQQIGEVIGVVASSITIGGVLYLLNAAWGFGSAELTAPQATLMKMVVQGVMDGNLPWTLVFVGTGIAIVVEILGIPVLPFAIGLYLPVHLSTAIIIGGLIRFYFEKKKKISEEKRKDSIDRGILYTSGLIAGEGLVGILLAVFAIVKIGGKSIAQIVDLSGAVHFGSLGSLIAFGLLILTLFKFTIWHKDKSQAK
- a CDS encoding cell shape determination protein CcmA, producing the protein MEEKLIDMKISGSGKIGGGKYNEIKISGSAKIEGDIECSSYRCSGSSSASSNIKAETIKISGSTKIMKSLNTNELSISGSSHILGDVNAKKVKISGSYNVGGNLHTEDIKTSGMLSVGGDCEAENFNAQGGFNIGGLLNAGNIDVEIYGNCKAKDIGGENIKVKLGRSHLFARMLNIFMTNRKLEADTIEGDDVFLENTTARIVRGNNVIIGDNCNIDTVEYRNEININSNYKTVCKKID